One window of Bacteroidota bacterium genomic DNA carries:
- a CDS encoding glycosyltransferase, with protein MKVLMFGWEFPPHISGGLGTACYGLTKGLSHIPGMEILFVVPKAYGDENRNGMHLIGANDVYVDTTKILKKKKLKKVTFLEVFSHLIPYLSPEEYEHLSLQEFEHNSALYKKGFKGKINFTGKYGRNLFEEISNYSLIASTIALENDFDIIHAHDWLTYPAGIAAKAISGKPLVIHVHATEFDRSGGSVNPDVFKIEKAGMEAANKIITVSNLTRNIVIEKYGINPQKVTTVYNAVEPQHESFKIKKNTDEKIVCFMGRITLQKGPEYFVEAASKVLKKMHNVRFVMAGSGDMMNKMIIQAARLHITDKFNFTGFLKGEEVNHLFSISDVYVMPSVSEPFGISPLEAMQSNVPVIISNQSGVSEILNHALKVDFWDIDAMADAIYGLLNYNALGNMFKKYGKAEVENLKWDNSAQQVRNVYNAALS; from the coding sequence ATGAAAGTGTTAATGTTTGGTTGGGAATTTCCGCCCCATATTTCAGGTGGACTTGGTACAGCTTGTTATGGACTAACTAAAGGACTGTCTCACATACCGGGTATGGAGATATTGTTCGTTGTGCCAAAGGCTTATGGAGATGAAAACAGAAATGGCATGCATCTGATCGGAGCCAACGATGTGTATGTAGATACCACTAAAATTCTGAAAAAAAAGAAATTAAAAAAAGTGACTTTTCTTGAAGTCTTCTCCCATCTGATCCCTTACCTGTCTCCTGAAGAATATGAACATTTATCACTCCAGGAATTTGAACATAATTCTGCTCTTTACAAGAAAGGATTCAAAGGGAAAATCAATTTCACGGGGAAATATGGCAGGAATTTATTTGAAGAAATTTCAAATTATTCACTGATTGCCTCCACTATTGCCCTGGAAAATGATTTTGACATTATTCATGCCCACGACTGGCTCACTTATCCGGCAGGAATTGCAGCAAAAGCCATTTCAGGAAAACCTCTGGTGATTCATGTCCATGCCACAGAATTCGACCGCAGTGGAGGAAGTGTGAACCCGGATGTTTTCAAAATAGAAAAAGCCGGAATGGAAGCAGCCAATAAAATCATTACGGTAAGCAACTTAACGCGTAACATCGTAATAGAAAAATACGGCATAAATCCCCAAAAAGTAACCACCGTCTACAATGCAGTGGAGCCCCAACATGAATCCTTCAAAATAAAGAAAAATACCGATGAGAAAATAGTTTGTTTTATGGGCAGGATTACCCTGCAAAAAGGGCCTGAATATTTCGTTGAAGCCGCCAGCAAAGTTTTAAAAAAGATGCACAATGTAAGATTTGTTATGGCCGGCAGTGGGGATATGATGAATAAAATGATTATCCAGGCTGCCAGGCTCCACATTACCGACAAATTTAACTTTACCGGATTTCTAAAAGGAGAAGAGGTGAACCATCTGTTTTCCATTTCCGATGTCTATGTTATGCCCTCTGTTTCTGAACCTTTCGGAATTTCACCGCTTGAGGCCATGCAGTCAAATGTACCCGTCATTATTTCCAATCAAAGCGGCGTGTCCGAAATACTTAACCATGCCCTTAAAGTTGACTTCTGGGATATTGATGCCATGGCCGACGCAATATATGGTTTGTTAAATTACAACGCCCTGGGAAATATGTTTAAAAAATATGGCAAAGCTGAAGTAGAAAATCTGAAGTGGGACAACTCGGCCCAACAGGTCAGAAACGTTTATAACGCAGCATTATCGTAA
- a CDS encoding amylo-alpha-1,6-glucosidase, with protein MAYLKFDKTKLVNLEYSLDKEILRTNRAGSYSLSTIVGCNTRKYHGLLVCPIDAFGGEKHVLLSSLDETIIQHDSEFHLGIHKFANDYYSPRGHKYIIDFEMKTIPRVVYQVGGVVLSKESLFVLRKEQLLLKYTLEDAHSQTKLKFRPFLAFRNIHGLCKANLFANTKYENIENGIKICLYSGFPYLHLQFSKPVEFVPVPDWYYNIEYPREQERGYDYKEDLYVPGYFELDIKKGETIYFSASTEECSTKGMNALFTKELGFRIPQDSFKNCLINAAKQFKVEQGNETEIVAGYPWFGSWGRDTFIALPGLSLAIGNVDLCRSVIDTMITRMKDGLFPNMGNKDNPAFNSVDAPLWFFWTIQQLGEHTGENSQLWKKYGDAMKTILEGYKIGLPYNIQMHSNGLIFAGEPSKALTWMDAVVDGKPVTPRTGYDVEINALWYNAICYALDIAKKAKDQAFVDEWKSWPELIENSFVQMFWDPSKNYLADYVNNGRKDLAIRPNQIIATSLPFSPLNDEMKMGVIDIVLKELLTPRGLRTLSPQDPQYKGICEGTQRERDLAYHQGTVWPWLLEHFCRGYLDVYKNCAIPLIKKLYEGFEEEMNQKGIGTISEIYNGNPPHQAGGTISQAWSVAALLRINEMIENYESL; from the coding sequence ATGGCCTACCTAAAATTTGATAAAACCAAATTAGTGAATTTAGAATATTCACTTGACAAAGAAATACTTAGAACCAATCGCGCAGGCTCTTACTCCTTAAGCACCATCGTGGGATGCAATACCCGCAAATACCATGGCCTGCTGGTATGTCCCATTGACGCTTTCGGCGGAGAAAAACACGTATTGCTCTCATCCTTAGACGAGACGATAATTCAACACGACAGTGAGTTCCATTTAGGGATACACAAATTTGCAAATGATTATTATTCTCCCCGCGGGCATAAGTATATTATTGACTTTGAGATGAAAACAATTCCACGGGTTGTGTATCAGGTAGGCGGAGTTGTTTTGTCTAAAGAAAGTCTTTTTGTACTGCGAAAAGAACAGCTTCTCCTCAAATACACCCTTGAAGATGCCCATTCCCAGACCAAACTAAAATTCCGGCCTTTCCTGGCATTCAGGAATATTCATGGCCTATGCAAAGCCAATTTGTTTGCAAACACCAAATATGAAAATATTGAAAACGGCATAAAAATATGCCTGTATAGCGGTTTCCCATATTTGCACCTGCAATTTTCGAAACCTGTTGAATTCGTCCCTGTCCCGGATTGGTATTACAACATTGAATATCCCAGAGAACAGGAAAGAGGCTATGATTATAAAGAGGATTTGTATGTACCGGGATATTTCGAACTGGATATAAAAAAAGGGGAAACCATTTATTTTTCTGCTTCCACCGAAGAATGTTCCACCAAAGGGATGAATGCACTTTTCACCAAGGAATTGGGTTTCAGAATTCCGCAGGATAGTTTTAAAAACTGTTTGATTAATGCAGCCAAACAATTTAAAGTGGAACAAGGGAATGAAACCGAAATTGTTGCCGGCTATCCCTGGTTTGGTTCATGGGGCAGGGATACTTTTATCGCTTTGCCTGGATTATCGCTGGCTATCGGGAATGTTGACCTCTGTCGTTCTGTGATCGATACGATGATCACCCGTATGAAAGATGGTTTATTTCCCAACATGGGGAATAAGGATAATCCGGCCTTCAATTCGGTAGATGCTCCTCTTTGGTTTTTCTGGACTATTCAGCAACTTGGAGAACATACAGGGGAAAATTCCCAACTGTGGAAAAAGTACGGGGATGCCATGAAAACCATACTCGAAGGTTATAAGATAGGATTGCCATACAATATACAAATGCATTCAAACGGATTAATCTTTGCCGGAGAACCATCGAAAGCACTTACCTGGATGGATGCCGTTGTCGATGGCAAACCGGTTACTCCCCGCACAGGCTATGACGTTGAAATTAACGCGTTATGGTACAATGCCATTTGCTATGCACTGGATATAGCCAAAAAAGCAAAAGACCAGGCATTTGTAGATGAATGGAAATCATGGCCTGAACTCATAGAAAATTCATTTGTACAGATGTTCTGGGATCCGTCAAAAAATTATCTTGCTGATTATGTAAACAATGGACGTAAAGACTTGGCTATACGCCCCAACCAGATCATTGCCACCTCTTTGCCCTTCAGTCCCCTGAATGATGAAATGAAAATGGGCGTGATTGATATTGTCCTGAAAGAATTGCTCACTCCCAGGGGATTGCGTACCCTGTCACCCCAGGATCCGCAATATAAAGGCATCTGTGAAGGAACTCAAAGGGAAAGAGATTTGGCTTATCACCAGGGTACTGTCTGGCCCTGGCTACTTGAACATTTTTGCCGGGGCTATCTGGATGTTTACAAAAATTGCGCTATTCCCCTGATTAAAAAGTTGTATGAAGGTTTTGAGGAAGAGATGAATCAGAAAGGGATAGGCACCATTTCGGAAATTTATAACGGGAATCCTCCACATCAGGCCGGAGGAACCATTTCACAGGCCTGGAGTGTTGCAGCCCTGCTTAGAATAAATGAGATGATTGAAAATTATGAAAGCCTATGA
- a CDS encoding Spy/CpxP family protein refolding chaperone, protein MKIKRFKISATILFFFLLSAFSGYAQNVRNEKSPMPYHQRNYMGIPSLTDDQMNQIKNLKTPFMKDMMELKNKLAENQTHFRTLMTAEKPDMDAINSNIDEGMAIKGEMMKKEAAHRQDIRKLLTDEQKLAFDSQFGKKAMAGKQMMRMHRQQMQGKNFQSPRP, encoded by the coding sequence ATGAAAATAAAAAGATTTAAAATCTCTGCGACGATTTTGTTCTTTTTCTTATTAAGTGCTTTTTCAGGTTATGCACAGAACGTAAGGAATGAAAAATCTCCTATGCCTTATCATCAAAGGAATTATATGGGGATACCCAGTCTTACCGATGACCAGATGAATCAAATCAAAAATCTGAAAACTCCATTCATGAAAGACATGATGGAATTAAAGAATAAACTGGCTGAAAATCAAACACATTTCCGCACCTTAATGACAGCCGAAAAGCCGGATATGGATGCCATCAATTCGAATATTGATGAAGGCATGGCCATTAAAGGTGAAATGATGAAAAAAGAAGCAGCCCACCGGCAGGATATCAGAAAATTGCTCACCGATGAACAAAAACTGGCCTTTGATTCGCAATTTGGGAAAAAGGCCATGGCTGGCAAGCAAATGATGAGAATGCACAGGCAACAGATGCAAGGTAAAAATTTTCAATCTCCCAGGCCTTAG
- a CDS encoding NAD(P)H-dependent oxidoreductase subunit E — protein MTSIKVKLKETDIEKLKEICSFFNNDPGELINVLHKAQGVFGYLPAEVQEIVARELKISVAKVYGVVTFYTFFTMIPKGKYPISICTGTACYVRGAEKILDEIRRILKIQVGETSPDGKFSLSCLRCVGACGLAPVMMIGERVYGRMTPDEVTNILKEYE, from the coding sequence ATGACAAGCATAAAAGTTAAACTTAAGGAAACAGATATAGAAAAATTAAAGGAGATCTGCAGTTTTTTCAATAACGATCCTGGCGAATTGATCAATGTTTTACACAAAGCACAGGGAGTTTTCGGTTACCTGCCTGCTGAAGTTCAGGAAATAGTGGCCAGGGAATTGAAAATTTCTGTAGCAAAAGTTTATGGGGTGGTGACTTTTTATACTTTCTTCACCATGATTCCCAAAGGAAAATATCCCATCTCAATTTGCACAGGAACTGCCTGTTATGTAAGAGGTGCAGAAAAAATACTGGATGAAATCCGCCGGATATTAAAAATCCAGGTTGGCGAAACCTCGCCAGACGGTAAATTTTCATTAAGCTGCCTGCGTTGTGTGGGGGCCTGTGGCCTTGCTCCGGTAATGATGATCGGAGAAAGGGTGTATGGACGGATGACTCCCGATGAAGTAACAAACATTTTAAAAGAATATGAATAA